Proteins found in one Micromonospora sp. WMMD1082 genomic segment:
- a CDS encoding response regulator transcription factor produces MIRVFLLDDHEVVRRGLADLLHASGDIEVVGESGSAQEAARRIPALRPDVAILDARLPDGNGIDVCRDVRAVDSTIKGLILTSYEDDEALFAAIMAGASGYVLKQIRGTDLVDAVRRVAAGQSLLDPAITTRVLERIRSGVEQPRELQSLTEQERRILEYVAEGLTNREIAGKMFLAEKTVKNYVSSVLAKLGLERRTQAAVLATRLLGKAH; encoded by the coding sequence ATGATCCGGGTGTTCCTGCTTGACGACCATGAGGTCGTACGTCGTGGTCTCGCCGACCTGCTGCACGCCAGCGGCGACATAGAGGTGGTCGGCGAGTCCGGCTCCGCCCAGGAGGCGGCGCGCCGGATCCCGGCGCTCCGGCCCGACGTGGCGATCCTCGACGCGCGGCTACCCGACGGCAACGGCATCGACGTGTGCCGGGACGTCCGGGCCGTGGACTCCACGATCAAGGGGCTGATCCTCACCTCGTACGAGGACGACGAGGCGCTGTTCGCGGCGATCATGGCCGGCGCGTCCGGGTACGTGCTCAAGCAGATCCGCGGCACCGACCTGGTCGACGCGGTACGCCGGGTGGCGGCTGGCCAGTCGCTGCTCGACCCGGCGATCACCACCCGGGTGCTGGAACGCATCCGCAGCGGCGTGGAGCAGCCCCGCGAGTTGCAGTCCCTCACCGAGCAGGAGCGGCGGATCCTGGAGTACGTCGCCGAGGGGCTGACCAACCGGGAGATCGCCGGCAAGATGTTCCTGGCCGAGAAGACGGTGAAGAACTACGTCTCCAGCGTGCTGGCCAAGCTCGGGCTGGAGCGGCGTACCCAGGCCGCCGTGCTGGCCACCCGCCTGCTCGGCAAGGCCCACTGA